In the genome of Pelmatolapia mariae isolate MD_Pm_ZW linkage group LG4, Pm_UMD_F_2, whole genome shotgun sequence, the window TTGTGTGCCATCAGGAGCCAATAACACACCTGTCTGCTATTCTTAGCACTCTGACTCCCTGGCTCAGAGTAAACAGATTTCTTCTCAACCCACAAGGTCAGCCTCCTCAGCCTCATTAGAAAATGCCTATATGCACATTTAGACACAGAAGACATTTACTACCCGTGCGCCACCTCTCGACATCAGCACTGGATGGGGTTCAAAGTGTATATTAAACACAAGATGTTTTCCAAGAAAATTTGGAGAATTGCCACCATGGAGTGGTGTGGGTAATTAAAGTTTAAGCCTTTTCACAGCACAAATAAGAGAACCAATAATAGCAGGACACATGCATTAATAACAGTATAGCAGGGTGAGACATAAATGCATGTGCTCAAAATCATTGTTTCGGTAACCATCCCACAACATGTTGGTTTCTTTAAAGCCTGACCACCTCATCCAGTTGGTAATTATTGTAACCATGATGACAAAGGTCTTCTGAGGATAATGAAGTACTGCTTTTAACCCAAGCCACAGTGTTGTGATTTCATTGTGTAAATCTAGCCATAATTGTGTGAGTTCAGAAAGCAGTGCAGTTAGGAAGGCAGTAGCAAACAATGTTATTCTGTAGAATGAAATTATATTTGTTGTTTAGAGGTGCAGTGACAAATGTTGTACAACTTTGCTTTCAAAATGTGCTGTGAAATGTtgattaaaaacagaatgcaataatGTCCCAgtcttttaaaagcaaaaatattagATTTCATAAAAACAGAAGTTTAGTCAGGAGCaatgaaaattgaaaaaaaaaatatgtgtgatGCTAACAAAAGACACCTTGTAGAACTTCACACAGCCATTTGTGTTAAGTAATGTGATTACCTATTCAAAAGAGCACATCACAGAGAGGCTGAATCTTTCAAATGTAAAGATGGACAGGGATTCACctctgtgtgaaagagagagctTGAATTTCAGTGAGGATTTCATCATCACTGACATTAAAAGATTCATAGAATCCATAGAAATCTCTTTATTCACAGATAAGGCTAAAAACATATCCAACTGGATCATGGCTTGAGGGCATTTTGAGCCAGTTTATCATTTACAAAACaagtattaaaaagaaaaatgtatgaaaaacaTATCTATAAACTCTTAGGAAAATGTATTTTCGCAAatggtggattttttttcatgaCTTCAAATAATCAAATTGCTCTTCTTGCTTACaaaaattttaatttctttcactttaaaACAAACTATTCTCTCTTGGAAGGAACTTCAACAGTCCATACATTCAGAAAGGACAGGGAGTTGTACAAAGGGGACTAATCGATGCTTATAAACCATGTCCTATCCTAACAAAGGGCAGCGACTGAGCAAGTGAAGAGAGCACCAGGCTGGTGCTAAGAGACAGAGAGCCGGCATCAATCATGACAAGCATCAATCACCTTTGGCTTTGATTGACTCCACTGTTGAACCCGTCTTTGCTGGGACTATGTCTGTCACCACAGTAATGATGATTTAAAGGCAAGAGTTTTCCCTAGAGAAGTTGTTTATGCTGTGAAGCTGCCTTGAATCAGCACTTGCCTGCTAAATCAAGTGCTCGGCGCCTGTATGTGTAAGAGAATTTGTGTTTAATGACGCCAGTatctatattttttttgttattttggcaGTGGTTAAAGTTCTCAGCGGATCAGTCTGCTGAATTGAGAGATCTAAAAGCTattaaaacctgttttattAAACTAGACTGTCAAAAGATTAACTGTTTAATAGATTAAATCCTATTCAGGTTAAAGAAATATGATGATTACCTGCATATCAGTGATCCATAATTTGCTGCTCTGTAGTTCTGCTCCATAGAGGGCCTGCTAGTACTGCCAAAATGCCCGCCTTTGATCTGATATTTTGCTAGTTTTGGTCTCTGCttataatgtaaacagtcaGAGGACAAATGGGACAAATGACAAGGAGACACAAAAGGCATTTTTGGATGCATGGCAAAGTCATGGCATTAATATAAGGAAATACTGCTCATCAAAATAGTTACAGGTACCATTTGGTACATCCACCTATTATTAGATGCACATTGGACAGGTCACCATTCACTCATGGGGCTAACACAAAGATGCTAATTATAGTATGCTCTATTCCATACCCACAAACAGTCACCAATTAATCAATCATAAATTTCACTATGCTGTAGAAGGAACCTGGAAAAACCCACACAGGAAACATGCAAACTTCAGATAGAGACAAGATTCTTCAAACCTACATCAGTCTTGCTGTGAGAGGGTAATACTAACTACTGTCCCACCATGCCACCCCCTAGTCAAATCTGGatctaaatatttaatttgttaAATTCGACTTCTTCAGCATTTTATTCTTTAGGTGCCAGAAATCTAGTTAGTTTGTCTTAATAAATTACCAAAATGGGCACCGGTTTCATGTTGAATAATTGCATGAATTATAGACTTATTTCAGCGCTAATGGTGGAAGAGTAAAGGTTTTCTTAGCTGTTGAAATGTAGTGTTTCTAAAAATGGAGATCTTACCCCTGCCGAAACTCAGCAGGGGTATTTGATattcatccagcagcacagagtGAGGTACCTCATGATCTAAATCCTTGGATTTTTGAGGGCTTTGATTCCCACCAACCTCCATGTCTTCCTCTGCTTAATCCACTGATCAGTATCACTCCCCTCTAGAGACTTCTCAGGTGGCCCAGTCTTTCACCAACACTCAGGATCATACCTGCCCCCACCCCCCTCGAGAGGAGCTCACATCCCTCAAGGGTCACTCTCATTACAGCAAGGGGACTGCCTAATCTTGCTTCTAtatagtttctttttctttagtaGTAATGAGAAAGGAAGACCCTTATCTCCAATGATGAATTTACTCTGGGAcgtaaaaaggaaaaatcaaTGGAGCACAGTTGCACAgagggtggtgtgtgtgtgtgtgtgtctgagctgagggagagaaagaaagaacgaaCACTCTCCAAATGAAATGGAGATATTCATTGAGCGTAGCACACAGTGCTCTGGGGTGAAGTGCGTGACTCCCTCGGGAGGGCCATGGGGTGAAGGGGAGACGTGTAATGGAACTCCAGTTACTTATCGGCTGGGGCCAGCAGTCGATGGGTTTGTTTATTTTGACTAAGACTCCAGGTCCACTTGATATTTGAATAGAGAGGGAGAAGGAAGAaggggaaagagagaaagaagaatgGGAGGAGGCTGATGGCATTTACTTACCTAAGCCAACTGTAATCCAGTCTGTTCCAcatgatttaaaacaaaagctgATACTATATCAGAAAATTCCTCAAGGCTACCACATGATAGGTTCTATTAACCTGGCTTTCATCACTTTatcatgaaaaaaatgtttctttgaaGATTTTCATCTGGTGACTGTATATTCCTGTTCGTTGTATGTTAGGTTTTGTGCGCGTCTGATTGTTTTTcaggcagcatcatgctctgtaGAGATTATATTAATTCTGATCAAACAGCTTGTAATCAGCCCAGAAATGTTACTTCGCAAATGCAATTATTCATTACaagtttaaaaagtaattacatTTCCACTTTTTATGCTTCATAGCAGTGTATGGGTAGGTTCTAACCAATTAGACCTCCAAATGTGACATACACTGTACTTTAGACATagagaaagaaataaacaaggcattaaaattgaaataaacttttatttacttgttaAAGAGTGTCCACACAGTAATAGGCTACCAATGTCAATGAATTTCAGTGAATCATGTAGTAATGATGTCAAGCAAAATAATAACTAGTGATGCAACATGTTCATGACGAACCGTCAATGACATTTGTTCTTTTTGAGAGAGGCCAATTGCTTCAAGCTAATGTGGACAAAAAACAATCTCTCCACTGAGCTCAGAAGGATCTAACTGTATTTGTTGAATACTGTTAAATAATAATAGTCAGCTATTGTTCTCTTTccgtttttaatgtttttacagGTCTTCAGTCTGATCTAGAATCAGCCAACCTGGAGGTGAAGCTCGAGGAGAATCCCAAGAGCTCGGTGATGCTGACACCTGTATCTGAGGTTTCTTCTATGGAGCTGGTCACTCTTTCCCCCACTCAGATTTCGCCTTCTTCACAGCTCTCTGAGACAGCTTCAGACACCAGTGCCCCTGAAGTCCCAGACGCTGTGGGATCAGCCAACGAGTCAGGCATCCGTGCCGACACATCGAGCACAAATGGGGTGCCTGGTACAGATGATGACAAAGACCCCAAGAAGAGCAAAGCTCACCTCCATTGTCCTGTTTGTAAAGTCACAGTAAACTCAATCTCCCAACTGGAAGCACATAACAGCGGTAAGAGCGTGATGTGTGACGTTGAGGCTTGCActttttttcttgaaaacaGAAAACCGAACAGAAatcttttttcacatttgcacattttcaACATTTGGTTCAGTGTTATCaaattatctctctctctctctctctctctctctctctctctctctctctctctctctctctctctctctctctcgctatatatatatatatatatatatatatatatatatttatatttttattttttcacactaCAACCTACCTGCCAACTCTCTGCTGTCTATACTAGGTACAAAGCACAAACTGATGCTGGAGGGTCACAGTGTTCTGCCACGACGCAGGGGCAAAGTGGTGGCAGCTCGTGCAGGCTGCAAGAGTAAGCGGCTGGGCAGCAAAGGCAGCGTTGGGGTTCCCAGCAAGAACTTCCAGTGTGAAGTGTGTGAGATCTTTGTGAATTCTGAGACCCAACTGAGTCAGGTAAAATAATTACTTATGTATAATTTACACCTTTTGCCCTGTAAAGGAGGTACTGTTCACATTGTGTAAGAGTTggcataaataaaaagaaatgtatttaaCACGAGCACCACAAAGGGCATCACCCGTTTCTGCTGTTATGTAGGAGGGCAGGGGAACAAAATGGGAAGATCTAACACTCTCAGACTTATTTATCCTTCTTGTGTGGTATGAAATGAAATATGAGGAGGGAAACATGGGCTTGGGAAAGTCCTGCAGGTTTCTCAATGCATACTAAGTGAGAATCTTGCTAACCTGGTAGGATTTTGTTCAAAAGGACATAGAAGTGCTATTGACTCTGCAGGGAAAAGCACTCTAGCCCAATCATGCCAGTCGGATAAAATGTTGCATACTGTATAATTACTTCACATTCACAGACAGATGATGTGGCCACAGAATTAATTAGAAAACAAAAGTGTCTGCACACACAATTACCCCAGACACTGAGGGTTTAATATTACATATTGAACTTAAATCACATTGCCCTGTAATGTCACAGTtataaaagctaaaaaaaatgatgtgcaTTAAAGTGATAAATATGAATAATGAGATTTTAAAGACATTACTCGATCCAGGAGACAATTTTAACGTCACCTTGATGGGGGAAATCTGCAAGCTTAAATCAAAGCTGCTTCATTTACGGATGCATGAATCAAGCAATTGAAAGGAGGTTGTAAGTGCAGAATACATTCAagctgttatttttacacagatACCATCTGATGCTTTAACTAACTCCTCATTGAGCAATTATTTACCTCTCATTATTGCAAAGCTTTCTCTATTTGTTCTGGTTATACCAACATCAAACCGGGCTGAGATTGAATTTCTCTGcgtttgatgttcatttactgCTACATCTGTGTCATGGGACTGTATATGCTGGAGTGGAAAAGATGCAGGATATGTTGTCATGTGTCAGCACCCAGACTTCTTTAGCCTTAAATGCATTTCACCAGTCTTATATAAACCTCTATCCCATGAGGACGTACCCTTTAAGTACTGGAGACAGAGAAGGAGCGCGGCAGAGGTAGAAAGTAATGTGATGTAATTTCTCTTCACTTCAGTCGTACTCAATGTCTATCCATTATTAATTCAGCAGATAACACTTGAAGTTGTTCCACTGTGGTACAACAGATTCTTGTTAGCTTGCTAATGGTATTTCCGCTGGTCTCAGCAGCACATGAATAGCAGAAGGCACAAGGATAGGCTGGCCGGAAAACCGCCCAAACCCAAATTTACCCCCCACAGCAAGAGCCAGCCAAGCTCCAGCTTAGCGGTAAGTCTCAGCATAAAGACACAGGCAAACAAAACACTGTCATGCaaatatgcacacatacacacactcgaggaaaacaaacaaagcataaTTGCCTTTTCTTACAGCAGATATGCTTGAATGTTCTTCCCAAAACTGGAATAATTTCAGTCTAGCTTGTAAActaatgcatttttaaacaaCAGTTTTAATTTTTCTCTGTAACAGTTAACTGATTTGACCCAGGCCCAGACAAACATTCAATGAAAACTGCAAACACGCAGATCACTTTACACAGGGTTCACTCAGGGACTTCAGTGTTTTGGTGAGGCAACATGCTTGTGTGCCTGCAACTGTCATAGAGGTTAAGCACACTTTTGTACTCAGTAAGTCCCCTACCCCTGAGACAGGTCTAAAATAGTCCTGCTCTCCCCACTGACCAGCTCTGACAACAGCAGCCTGAATCAGCACTCCAGATTAATCATTTCTCTGCTCCTGTCATGTATACACCTCCCCATCTCTCCTTCTCCTCATCCCCCTCCTCCATCCTACAGAACGTGAGATGGAGTGGCTATGCAGGCGTGGCTGTGTCTGCCATGAAGAAAGCATTCAGCCAGTACAACCTCACCTCCCTCTCCTCGCAGGTCAGTGGCAGGAGAGGCTGAGACTGGGGTTGGATTGGAAGGCGAGACTTGCAGCTGGCTGAACTTTAGGCCTGGCCATGGGCAGGGGACTGAGCAGATCTCACAGAGAAGTCATGTTTGCATTAAAGGGATTGTTCtgattttgttttggggttttttagaTTTGTTTCCATGTTTTACATGAGGTGCTACTTATTTAACTAGCTAATGGTGATACCAATAAAGCAGATACCATTAAATAATATGGCACCCCATGTGGCCAGTGCTATATAGCAGGGTTTGGGCTTATCCAGGTATCTTCAAAGTTAACCCTGTGTTTTCTCTATTGCTCCTTATTCACAGGATAATATCACTATGGCAACGTATGCTTTTTGGTTATTTCATCGATTACAGCGTTCCTTATCGCCAAGACTCATTAATATTGCAGTAATTGTAGCCATCATACCAAAATGATGGATGAAGCATGATCTGAAATTAAAGTGATTAAAGTTGGTATCATGACAGAGACTTACATGTTTCTTATCTTGAGACTGtttcaggtttttcttttttaattgccTACAATTTATGCAACATCTTATGTAAATTTCTAAATTTATTTATGATCAgtttcatttgcattttctaaaTATTACATTCTTACttctttaaaaattgttttaaactatttttttgtatttaaatgtgtaaatgaTTTCTCATTCAAGCTATATCATGACCAGTGATTAAAACAATTGacctttgattaaaaaaaaaaaataagaactaTCCCTTTAATATTGGAGAGCTTAAGAGTTACAGCCTCCAGCTTAACCCTTGTCCTGATGAAAAAGGCTGAAGTGCATCCATGCTGTGGTCCTAGATTTCAGCTGTTGTGTACAGATCTATGGAAGTTAGGCACCTCTGAAcaatttaatattttgttgattttcaaaatgaaaataagtaaaaaaaaaaaaaaaaaccctctgcaaaaacacattaaaaatgagCATTTTTCAATCGTTAACgcactgttattattattttttggacATACTTGTGCAGATGTACAAAAGTCAGTTGAAGTCTCTGAACTTCAACTGACTCTGAAGCAGGTCAAAAATGTCCTTCCAGACTTTAATAAACTCTGTGATTCATCAAAATTCACAACTTGGGGACTGctatgaagtaaaaaaaaaaagaaaaaagaaaaaaaagtgaagctAAAATGAAGCAAATACAGGGACTGTAAAGCGATGTCAGAGCACTTCCAGCTTGCAAGTTTTcttgtctgaaatgtaaattttaaaaatgacagtTGAGGAGAACTTTGGATCTGACGGGAAGAAGAAAACATTCAGATAAATCTTAGGCGTAGCAAAATCCTGCAAATGGCTGTAAAGGAGCTGCAGGAAGATTTAGCTGACACATAAATGGCAGTGCACACTGCAGTGTGCAGCAGTCATGAATAAAAGGGCCTACCTATAGgagtcaaaaaaacaaaacctcacCTACACCCATATCACAAAGTTCATTATTTAAAGTATGAAAAGCAACATCTGGATAagccagaggttgttttttgggtgtgcTGTAGACAGACAAGGGAAAAGAGGAGCCCTTATGCCGCAATTACCCAAGGATGTCTTTGGAAGGGTAAATAAAGGAGCAGCATTTGATGAAATACTAAAAGCAATGCCAAGGCTTAAGAACAAGGATGGAAATATTCTGCTTTGAGGTTTTGTGACAGCCAGTGGCACAAGCCAtggataaacagaagaaaatattcCATAAAATGTCAGAAGATTCTGGCTGCACATCTAATACAGTCAGTCAAGAGAGTAAAACTGAAAGACGCTGGCCTTTTCATTAGGACAATAATCCAAAATATACTTCAAAATCTACCGTGACTACCTAAAGAAATTCAACTTAAAGCTTCTGAAATGGGAATTACCATTCCCCTGACTTGAATATCATAGAAAATCAGTGGGATCCTAAACAAGCGTTGCATATTGCAAGGACCGAGGAAGTTATGATAAGTGCCAAAGGTTGTTACTAAGTAATGATGTATAAAGGTTACTGCACCGCTGCACATGCAGATTGCACATTCTATTATTTTTTAGCttaataacataaacagtgcttaaactttgagaacatttttaatgttggcTGTTTTTGCTGTGTTATTACAAAATATGGATTTTAACTAGAGGTGCCTAATGAATCAAGCCATCAGGAATCCAGGTATGTTAGTAAGAACATGTACTACtctgctgcagctctgtgtgGAAAAAGGGCCATG includes:
- the znf385c gene encoding zinc finger protein 385C isoform X3, whose protein sequence is MLIGTSAQGSPLLASLPVPGRPLQPQLDLKHLLPFRLNGSSPLSLFPNFNTMDPVQKAVINHTFGVPQPLKKKQIISCNICHLRFNSTNQAEAHYKGHKHARKLKAMEAQKNRQRRAGEASSTGRERDRDRDRERERDISKTSTSEAALPTLMDTCLEEGTSLQSDLESANLEVKLEENPKSSVMLTPVSEVSSMELVTLSPTQISPSSQLSETASDTSAPEVPDAVGSANESGIRADTSSTNGVPGTDDDKDPKKSKAHLHCPVCKVTVNSISQLEAHNSGTKHKLMLEGHSVLPRRRGKVVAARAGCKSKRLGSKGSVGVPSKNFQCEVCEIFVNSETQLSQHMNSRRHKDRLAGKPPKPKFTPHSKSQPSSSLANVRWSGYAGVAVSAMKKAFSQYNLTSLSSQTKLALQKQLTKSLTTGFLPSPLTPPTLCTVATNPLALRHPVGTTTFIQTPFLGPALFRPAPGPLRATHTPIIFSPY